CAAGCTTTTTCCCCGCCTTCGTCAGGCTGATTTTGACCACGCGCCTGTCCTGATCCCCCCGGGACCGCTCCACGAACCCCTTATCCTCCAGCCGATCCACGACTCCGGAAACGGTGCTCATATGCAGATACATTTTCCGGCTCAACTCCCCCATAGAAAGCGGCCCTTCCGTATAAACGGTCCGGAGCGCCCAGAGTTGAGGACCGGTGACCCCGAACCTCTTTAGCACCGCCTCCGAGTATTGCTGGATGGCCTTGAAGATCCGCCGCAGGACCTGCATGATTTCGGAAACAGCCCGTTGTTTATTCATCCGCACCCCGAAGACGCGAATTTATTTTGTATGCATAACAATGTCTTATCGTAAACTATTTGCATGGTTCCGTCAATGAATTTTTTGTCCTAGGGGGGAGGCATTCAGGGCCTCTGAAGCTCGACGGCCGGCGGTTTTAGCGGAATCTTGTCGAGGGCCGTTTCAAGTCGGTAATTCTTTTGGAGATTGTAGAGAGGAATATGGACCTCCGAGGCGTCAAACTGGAAATTCAACGAGACCTTCCCGTCGGCCGGCACCGTCACCTTTTCCGCCTGAACTTTCATGTACGGATGCCAAGCGATGACATCGTAGGTGCCCGGGGGGAGATCCGGGATGCTAAAGGATCCATCCGGACCGGTCACGGCAAAATAGGGATTGCCGACCGCCATTCCCCACGACTGCATGAAGTCGTGGACCCCGCACTGGGTGCGGAAAATATAATGATTTTTTCGGAAGACGATTTCTTTCGTAGCGGTGGTTTCGGGAATCATCGGTTTATTGAACATCTCGAAGGTGTAATCATTCAGAAGGGTGTAAGCCTGGAGGTCATGGGTGACGGGATCCTTGTTCACGATCCGAATCGGATTTTGATTGCGAACAGGAATCACAAAAGGCCCGACCTGACAGGTCTGAAGCGAGATTTCAGGGGTGAAATCAAACTTCTTCCCCCGCGGGACCCCCACGACCGAAACCACAACATTCCGGAATCCGCCGTCGGGTGAAACCTGGAACTCCTTCAAAAGCCGGTTTCCCTTGCCGTCGGAGATCTGGGAGCAGAAATCGATGTTGGGGGAGAAGACCATATGAAAGATCCGGGCCGGGGGAGGCGTTCCGTTCAGAACCACCCTTCCCGAGATCGTCCCCCCCGATGTCACCTCGATTTCCTCATACCCCCAACCCGCTCCCGGCAGGCCCAGAACAAGGACTCCCAGGATAAAGGCCGCGGTTCTAAAATCTTTTAACGACCTCGATCGCACGGTCATTCATCCGTACAATACGGACCTTCACAACCCATGAGGTGGTGCTCGGGCTCGGCTTCGGGCCCCATCCTGAACTTATCCTGCCGTTCATAGATCGGCCGCTGGATTTTGGCCGAATCGAATTCAAAATTCACCGTGAGGTGGCCATTTGCCGGAACGGTTACTTCCTGCTCGACCGGTTTAAAGTGGGGGTGCCACGCCAGGAGACGATACGTCCCGGGCGGCAGTTGATCGATGGTAAAAAGCCCGTCCCGCTTCGTCCTCGCATAATACGGATTGTCGACCCTAAAACCCCAGCTCTGCATGAACTCGTGCATTCCGCAGATCATTTCCGAAATCCGCTTTCCGGGTTCAAAGTTCAAGACCCCGCCCCTCGGCTCGTTCGATACGGGCAAGGGAAAGTTTAAAATGATATTCCCCTTTTCGCTCTGGAAAACCTGCCCGTTGTGCACGATCGGATCTTTGTTCACCACCGAAATCGGCCGATGGTTTTCCAACACCATCACCAGCGGATGCGCATGGTGCAATTTCCCTCCTTCGGTGACCATGAACTGTTCGCTGTCCGGAACATCCGCCGGATGGAACATGCAGTTCACCGCCACCAACTCGTTCTTGATCGGGGGAAACGCCTTCCCGCGCTGGACCTGCTCGACGGCCACGATCGTGTCCTGCAAGCCCCCGTCCTTCGAGACGATGAACTCCTCGAGACGGAACAGTCCATGGCCGTCC
This DNA window, taken from Nitrospiria bacterium, encodes the following:
- a CDS encoding MarR family transcriptional regulator, with the translated sequence MNKQRAVSEIMQVLRRIFKAIQQYSEAVLKRFGVTGPQLWALRTVYTEGPLSMGELSRKMYLHMSTVSGVVDRLEDKGFVERSRGDQDRRVVKISLTKAGKKLVQKSPDAAQGKLLHGLESLSRREVLVIRASLEKVVRLMEIQDTKATFFFSEE
- a CDS encoding carboxypeptidase-like regulatory domain-containing protein encodes the protein MRSRSLKDFRTAAFILGVLVLGLPGAGWGYEEIEVTSGGTISGRVVLNGTPPPARIFHMVFSPNIDFCSQISDGKGNRLLKEFQVSPDGGFRNVVVSVVGVPRGKKFDFTPEISLQTCQVGPFVIPVRNQNPIRIVNKDPVTHDLQAYTLLNDYTFEMFNKPMIPETTATKEIVFRKNHYIFRTQCGVHDFMQSWGMAVGNPYFAVTGPDGSFSIPDLPPGTYDVIAWHPYMKVQAEKVTVPADGKVSLNFQFDASEVHIPLYNLQKNYRLETALDKIPLKPPAVELQRP
- a CDS encoding carboxypeptidase-like regulatory domain-containing protein, whose product is MARLLSLMIAVVLLGMAGFYERASASGYEEVAVTDGGTITGKVTLKGALPAPRVFPVVLYPFGEYCKKISDGHGLFRLEEFIVSKDGGLQDTIVAVEQVQRGKAFPPIKNELVAVNCMFHPADVPDSEQFMVTEGGKLHHAHPLVMVLENHRPISVVNKDPIVHNGQVFQSEKGNIILNFPLPVSNEPRGGVLNFEPGKRISEMICGMHEFMQSWGFRVDNPYYARTKRDGLFTIDQLPPGTYRLLAWHPHFKPVEQEVTVPANGHLTVNFEFDSAKIQRPIYERQDKFRMGPEAEPEHHLMGCEGPYCTDE